The following DNA comes from Falsibacillus albus.
TGATCACCCTCCAAGCCAAGGCGCACGACAGCCGGTTGAAAAAGTCTATTCTGAACGACACAAAATCGGCGGAAATCCTTGGTCAAATCGACTATGACTTTGACAAATTCAATAGTTATGACAACGGCAATATCATGGTGGTCAGGGCAAAACAGCTGGATGCGTGGGTGGAGGATTTTCTGAAGCAGCATGGAGAAGCAGTCGTTCTGAACCTTGGATGCGGACTGGATACGCGGTTTTCCCGAATCAACCCAGGACCGAATGTAAGCTGGTACGATGTCGACTATCCAGAGGTCATCAACTTCCGTAAGCTATTCTATTCTGGGGAAGCGGGCTACGAAATGATAGAATCCTCCGTAACGGCAGATGGATGGATTGAACAGATGCCAAATGACAAGCCGACTTTGGTTATCGCGGAAGGCATCCTCGAATACTTGACGGAAGAAGAAGTCCAAACCTTGTTCAACCGGATTACCAATCATTTTTCACACGGGCAGATCGCGTTCGATGTGATGAACTCCTTTGCAATAAACGCTGGGAAGGAAAACTTGAAACAGCAGACAGGAGCGGAGCACAAATGGGCTGTAGACGATACGAGTCATGTCGATCAGCTGGATCGGAAATTTAAACGGCTGGCCGACATCTCAGTCTTTCA
Coding sequences within:
- a CDS encoding class I SAM-dependent methyltransferase, producing MRNGHKVHLEKEQETLLITLQAKAHDSRLKKSILNDTKSAEILGQIDYDFDKFNSYDNGNIMVVRAKQLDAWVEDFLKQHGEAVVLNLGCGLDTRFSRINPGPNVSWYDVDYPEVINFRKLFYSGEAGYEMIESSVTADGWIEQMPNDKPTLVIAEGILEYLTEEEVQTLFNRITNHFSHGQIAFDVMNSFAINAGKENLKQQTGAEHKWAVDDTSHVDQLDRKFKRLADISVFQSKYMKKLSPKYRLMYGVMRMIPNFRDMIRLLRYRF